One genomic window of Bartonella sp. HY038 includes the following:
- a CDS encoding leucine-rich repeat domain-containing protein, translating into MLNFIKEKLFILVALCLMPSFALSEVIVQEVDEPTIVQIGKQRVGVDQDGFCLTPPAKGYTQQDWQNLGKLTRVSCFCIHGEGLNSLVGFPTLPELYQISFDGSTFTDISPLKNAPKLTILYLKNVKNTEISGFEELANLEFLSIHHTKLQDYSFLSKLTKLEFLSLSDSNFSDLSLLENLDNLIELNISNSKVTDFSALEKLPNLKTLKLNGLTLDKDTIKSLVSLKKLSTLDLSNSNISDLSFLEDLKDIRELFLDKTYVTNLEPLKNLKTLNTLSLAGLTLDENSSAIIARFTELDDLNLANSNITDLKFLTSLENLSKLNLTGSKATDYSSLSKLKMLYSLILTGASIPDLEPIRGLENLSEISLNETKIQNIEPLRETASLGEIDLRGTNISDVSSLAQKGYIYQLLLSNTKVKDLSMLPGVRELDIRGLNEKIFLKLPNEVSKLLLGEGPSDNRVDRKDLFNKRNLAKETYLLDEAQIESLVRKLRGEKQVEFLGQEIWPNIYGLTICYKPSTLDKETQKLCVNQTHKDLGISIDEPLNSGDIAKLAKFTNLQKLQLINFEKVNASDLPPLPQLVFLNLTNAKFVQNSVFNKQPKLKLLMLDNSNFDDLNMIKNFEGLEVLSLRNTPLKDISALKDLRSLFGLDLASTPVENFDTLSSLSNLESLNLNNTKFQNLSILAKIETLKNLDLQNIAILNFAGFSNKNTSFLVGENTKTPEMLPYFKFFGRLKDPVSDIYKRDNTFYRRQF; encoded by the coding sequence ATGTTAAATTTTATCAAAGAAAAGTTATTCATTCTAGTTGCTCTGTGCTTAATGCCAAGCTTCGCCTTAAGCGAAGTGATCGTGCAAGAGGTTGATGAGCCAACGATAGTGCAAATTGGCAAGCAGCGCGTTGGTGTCGATCAAGATGGATTTTGTTTAACCCCACCAGCCAAAGGCTATACGCAGCAAGATTGGCAAAATCTTGGTAAATTAACTCGTGTTTCTTGCTTTTGTATCCATGGTGAAGGATTAAATTCACTTGTAGGTTTTCCAACTTTGCCTGAACTTTATCAAATAAGTTTTGATGGTTCCACATTTACCGATATTTCGCCTTTGAAAAACGCGCCAAAACTGACAATTTTATATTTAAAAAATGTAAAAAACACAGAAATTTCAGGTTTTGAAGAATTAGCTAATTTAGAGTTTTTGTCCATTCATCATACCAAATTGCAAGATTATAGCTTTTTATCAAAATTAACTAAACTTGAATTCTTAAGCTTATCCGATAGCAACTTTTCGGACCTCAGTCTTTTAGAGAACCTTGACAATCTTATTGAGCTTAATATTTCTAATAGCAAGGTGACTGATTTTAGCGCCCTTGAAAAATTGCCTAATCTTAAAACCTTAAAACTGAATGGCTTAACACTTGATAAAGATACGATTAAATCCCTTGTATCATTAAAAAAACTTAGCACTTTGGACCTATCGAATAGTAATATTTCAGATTTATCGTTTTTAGAAGATTTAAAAGATATCAGGGAGCTGTTTCTTGACAAAACCTATGTCACAAATCTTGAGCCATTAAAAAACTTAAAAACACTTAATACTTTATCGCTTGCCGGTCTTACCCTTGATGAAAATAGCTCAGCAATCATTGCTCGTTTTACTGAGCTTGATGATTTAAATCTTGCCAATAGCAATATTACTGACCTAAAATTTTTAACGTCCCTTGAAAATTTGTCAAAACTTAATTTAACCGGTAGCAAGGCAACCGATTACAGCTCACTTTCTAAGCTCAAGATGCTTTATTCCCTTATTTTAACTGGTGCATCAATTCCTGACCTTGAACCAATTCGCGGACTGGAAAACTTGAGCGAGATTTCGCTTAATGAAACGAAAATTCAAAATATTGAGCCTCTTCGTGAAACCGCCTCACTTGGTGAAATTGATTTACGCGGCACCAATATTTCTGATGTTTCTTCTTTGGCTCAAAAAGGTTACATTTACCAACTTCTTTTATCCAATACTAAAGTAAAAGATCTTTCTATGCTGCCGGGCGTGCGTGAGTTAGATATTCGTGGGCTTAATGAAAAAATATTTTTAAAACTTCCAAATGAGGTATCCAAATTATTACTTGGTGAAGGACCGAGCGATAATAGAGTGGATCGTAAGGATCTTTTCAATAAGCGGAATCTAGCAAAAGAGACCTACCTGTTAGATGAAGCCCAAATTGAAAGTCTTGTTCGGAAATTACGCGGGGAAAAACAAGTTGAATTTTTAGGGCAGGAAATTTGGCCCAATATATATGGTCTTACCATTTGTTATAAGCCATCAACATTGGATAAAGAAACACAAAAATTATGCGTAAATCAAACCCATAAGGATCTAGGTATTTCTATTGATGAGCCTCTTAATAGTGGTGACATTGCAAAATTGGCAAAATTCACCAATTTACAAAAGCTACAATTGATAAATTTTGAAAAGGTAAATGCTTCTGATCTTCCACCATTGCCGCAATTGGTTTTTCTTAACCTTACCAATGCGAAATTTGTCCAAAATAGTGTTTTTAATAAGCAGCCAAAGCTTAAACTCTTAATGTTGGATAATAGTAATTTTGATGATTTAAATATGATTAAAAACTTTGAAGGGCTTGAAGTTCTTTCTTTGCGAAATACCCCATTAAAAGATATTTCAGCGCTTAAGGATCTTAGATCTCTCTTTGGGCTTGATCTTGCATCAACACCAGTGGAAAATTTTGATACTTTAAGTAGCTTAAGCAATTTGGAAAGCTTAAATTTAAACAATACTAAATTTCAAAATTTATCTATTCTGGCCAAGATTGAAACATTGAAAAATCTAGATCTTCAGAATATTGCTATTTTAAATTTTGCTGGTTTTAGCAATAAAAATACTTCTTTTCTCGTTGGAGAAAATACAAAAACACCTGAAATGCTGCCCTATTTTAAGTTTTTTGGACGCTTAAAAGATCCGGTTTCTGATATTTATAAGCGCGATAATACGTTTTATAGGAGACAATTTTAG
- a CDS encoding ABC transporter substrate-binding protein — protein sequence MKKVLKSICAAIGISVALSGAAFSQTTLKVHYPMPGFFKDVMAKISQKYMEENPNVVISFVNPSDNYEQGIQTILRQANTAEQPDVTFVALNRLRMLTERNVGVDLTPYLNTEKDTLAKQGFSENILNLAKIGGKQVGLAFATSNPIMYYNADLFRAVGENPDNPPQSWDDVIRIGAKIKALGNGVSSINLRWQGDDWMYSALLFGAGGTMLSQDEKTVAFNGPEGTAAFHLIERLVKEGGMPEFTADAGLQAFAAGKVGFQFYSSAALRNTINSVGDKFELRTAKIPVLNPEKAKLPTGGNAIIILTTDPEKQKAAWEFAKFAAGPYGASVVVPGTGYVPNNGLAATSPEYLGTFYEENPLFKPSLEQMPLMTPWYAFPGSNGVRITQTIVDNIARIVGGTADADTARDDAAAEVQKLLPRR from the coding sequence ATGAAAAAAGTCTTAAAATCCATATGTGCCGCTATCGGCATATCGGTTGCACTTAGCGGTGCTGCTTTTTCGCAAACGACGTTAAAAGTCCATTATCCTATGCCGGGCTTTTTTAAAGACGTGATGGCAAAAATCTCGCAAAAATATATGGAAGAAAATCCAAATGTTGTGATTAGCTTTGTTAATCCGTCAGATAATTATGAGCAAGGCATACAGACGATTTTGCGCCAAGCTAATACGGCCGAACAACCAGATGTAACCTTTGTTGCCCTTAACCGTTTAAGAATGTTAACTGAGCGCAATGTTGGCGTTGACCTTACCCCCTATCTAAATACCGAAAAAGATACGCTTGCCAAACAAGGCTTTAGCGAAAACATCCTTAATCTTGCAAAAATTGGCGGCAAGCAAGTCGGTCTTGCTTTTGCAACGTCTAACCCAATTATGTATTATAATGCAGATCTTTTCCGCGCGGTTGGTGAGAACCCTGACAATCCACCGCAAAGCTGGGATGACGTCATTCGTATTGGCGCAAAAATTAAAGCCCTTGGCAATGGTGTATCAAGTATCAACTTACGCTGGCAGGGTGACGATTGGATGTATTCCGCCCTGTTATTTGGCGCTGGCGGCACCATGCTATCGCAAGACGAAAAGACGGTTGCCTTTAATGGTCCAGAAGGCACCGCAGCATTTCATCTTATTGAGCGCTTGGTAAAAGAAGGCGGCATGCCAGAATTTACCGCAGACGCGGGATTGCAAGCCTTTGCCGCAGGTAAAGTTGGCTTTCAGTTTTACAGCAGCGCCGCATTACGCAACACAATCAATAGCGTTGGTGACAAGTTTGAATTAAGAACCGCCAAAATACCAGTTCTTAACCCTGAAAAAGCCAAACTGCCAACTGGTGGTAATGCGATTATTATTTTAACAACGGATCCTGAAAAGCAAAAAGCTGCTTGGGAATTTGCTAAATTTGCCGCAGGTCCTTATGGTGCCTCAGTCGTTGTTCCAGGAACTGGCTATGTGCCCAATAATGGACTTGCAGCCACATCACCTGAATATCTTGGCACATTTTATGAAGAAAATCCGCTTTTCAAGCCTTCACTTGAACAAATGCCATTAATGACACCATGGTATGCATTCCCTGGCAGCAATGGCGTGCGCATTACCCAAACTATTGTTGATAATATTGCCCGCATCGTTGGTGGCACAGCTGATGCTGATACAGCCCGCGATGATGCCGCAGCCGAAGTACAAAAGCTACTACCGCGCCGTTAA
- a CDS encoding carbohydrate ABC transporter permease: protein MSIFRIFRNGFLALGTFIFLLPYIWMLSTAAKPQDEIFTSTLSLVPKNWALFDNIGKALTRVPMAQIMLNGVFICLLILVVQVVVAIPCAYAMAKLKFRGARFMIALVMLGLLVPIHATALPLYVAFSNLSILNSYTAMGLPFFISVFGIFLFTQFFKALPDDLLHAARLDGMSELGIIARVVVPNAWPAITAFSIFSVVAHWNDLFWPLIVISDINKATPPLGLLYFRAAESGSDYGVLMAATLIITLPLILAFLFAQRRFIEGITLTGLKG, encoded by the coding sequence ATGTCAATTTTTCGCATCTTCCGTAATGGTTTTCTGGCTCTTGGCACATTTATCTTTCTGTTGCCCTATATTTGGATGTTGAGCACAGCCGCAAAGCCGCAAGATGAAATATTCACTTCTACTCTGTCGCTTGTCCCGAAGAATTGGGCACTATTTGATAATATTGGCAAGGCATTAACGCGCGTTCCTATGGCACAAATAATGCTTAATGGTGTTTTTATTTGTCTGCTTATTTTGGTAGTACAAGTGGTGGTGGCTATTCCTTGTGCCTATGCAATGGCTAAACTTAAATTTCGCGGTGCGCGTTTTATGATCGCGCTGGTTATGCTAGGCTTATTAGTGCCTATTCACGCCACTGCCCTGCCCCTTTATGTCGCTTTTAGCAATTTAAGTATTTTAAATAGCTATACAGCAATGGGGCTACCATTCTTTATTTCCGTATTTGGCATTTTTCTTTTTACGCAATTTTTTAAAGCTCTGCCTGACGACCTTTTACATGCTGCTCGACTTGATGGCATGTCAGAACTTGGCATCATCGCGCGGGTTGTTGTCCCTAATGCTTGGCCTGCAATAACTGCATTTTCAATCTTTTCTGTCGTTGCTCATTGGAATGACCTATTTTGGCCATTGATCGTTATAAGCGACATTAATAAAGCAACACCACCTTTGGGCTTGCTTTATTTTCGCGCTGCTGAATCGGGCAGCGATTATGGTGTCTTGATGGCAGCAACATTAATCATCACCCTTCCCCTTATTCTTGCATTCCTTTTTGCGCAACGCCGTTTCATTGAAGGAATAACCCTAACCGGCCTTAAAGGTTAA
- a CDS encoding carbohydrate ABC transporter permease: MSETSISAPYTPTMPNIAKLRAKREEKLAFALMAPALILALLLIILPVLAIAILSFTDFELGYPNFAFTGFNNYIELFNDKNFRISLQNTIKYVLIVTPASLILGLLSALAINSLNKGKAFFRTVYFLPVASLIVAMATVWQYLFHPTVGPINGFLAIFGIAGPNWLGSANSALGSLAIIGIWQTIGFNMVLFLAGLTAIPKDLYDAAEIDGVRSRFDKFRLVTWPLLGPTTIFVLTISIINSVKVFETVKTLTEGGPNKSTEVLLWTIYQEGFIYLRVGYASAMTMVFIAILLIMMLLQHRFVEKRVHYQ, from the coding sequence ATGTCTGAGACCAGCATTTCAGCGCCTTACACGCCGACAATGCCTAATATTGCCAAATTACGAGCCAAGCGCGAAGAAAAATTAGCTTTTGCTTTGATGGCACCTGCACTTATTTTGGCACTATTACTGATTATATTACCGGTACTAGCCATCGCCATTTTAAGCTTCACGGATTTTGAACTTGGCTATCCAAATTTTGCCTTCACTGGCTTTAACAATTATATTGAATTATTTAATGACAAAAATTTTCGTATCTCCCTTCAAAATACAATAAAATATGTTTTAATTGTTACCCCAGCATCGCTTATTCTTGGCCTATTAAGTGCTTTGGCAATTAACAGCCTTAATAAGGGCAAAGCTTTTTTTAGGACTGTGTATTTTTTGCCTGTTGCCTCGCTCATTGTTGCAATGGCAACCGTTTGGCAATATCTATTTCACCCAACGGTTGGCCCAATCAACGGTTTTCTAGCAATATTTGGCATTGCAGGCCCCAATTGGCTTGGTTCAGCCAATAGTGCCCTTGGCAGCCTTGCAATCATTGGCATTTGGCAAACCATTGGCTTTAATATGGTGTTGTTTCTTGCTGGACTTACCGCTATTCCTAAAGACCTTTATGATGCGGCGGAAATTGATGGCGTGCGCTCACGCTTTGACAAATTCCGTTTGGTAACTTGGCCATTACTTGGCCCCACAACGATTTTTGTTTTAACCATTTCCATCATCAACTCGGTTAAAGTTTTTGAAACCGTAAAAACCCTGACAGAAGGCGGCCCCAATAAATCGACAGAGGTTTTATTGTGGACCATATATCAAGAGGGGTTCATCTATTTACGCGTTGGTTATGCATCTGCCATGACAATGGTATTTATCGCCATTTTGCTCATCATGATGTTGTTGCAACATCGCTTTGTTGAAAAACGTGTTCATTACCAGTGA
- a CDS encoding ABC transporter ATP-binding protein: MSAFALQNISKSFGDNVILKSVSIKASENEFIALVGPSGCGKSTLLRIAAGLEHADSGKIIVGKHDMTHARPSERNIAMVFQSYALYPHLTAGQNIAVPLAMRDLTDTQRLPIIGSFMPGYRATRQKIDRAVAETAESLKIGPFLNRKPGQMSGGQRQRVALARALVRRPKTFLMDEPLSNLDANLRVHTRAEIVDLHRKAGVPTLYVTHDQTEALSMADRVAVMMHGNLLQIAAPTEVYNNPSHIEVARFIGSPRINIITALYNENATLNIAGKIIKPNASLTIGQKVKIGIRPEHIRISDETSPIKGNIARVEFIGNEVLAAINLPNESDELIARFTPEEAISLQVGTPIHLDFDDEKLLFFDHDGLRIR, from the coding sequence ATGAGCGCTTTTGCTTTACAAAATATATCCAAATCTTTTGGCGACAATGTTATTTTGAAAAGTGTTTCCATCAAGGCAAGCGAGAACGAATTTATTGCGCTTGTCGGCCCATCGGGCTGCGGTAAAAGCACATTATTACGCATAGCAGCAGGTCTTGAACATGCTGATAGTGGCAAAATCATTGTTGGAAAGCATGATATGACCCATGCGCGACCAAGCGAGCGTAATATTGCCATGGTCTTTCAATCCTATGCGCTATACCCGCATTTAACCGCTGGGCAAAATATAGCCGTTCCTTTAGCTATGCGCGATTTAACCGATACCCAGCGCTTGCCCATTATTGGCAGTTTTATGCCTGGCTATCGTGCAACTCGCCAAAAAATTGATCGCGCCGTAGCAGAAACGGCTGAAAGCCTAAAAATTGGCCCATTTTTAAATAGAAAGCCGGGGCAAATGTCAGGTGGACAAAGGCAGCGTGTTGCCTTGGCCCGTGCATTGGTACGCCGGCCGAAAACCTTTTTGATGGATGAGCCTCTATCTAATCTTGATGCCAATTTGCGCGTGCATACACGCGCTGAAATTGTGGATTTACACCGTAAGGCTGGCGTGCCGACATTATATGTTACCCATGACCAAACCGAAGCTTTGAGCATGGCGGACCGCGTTGCCGTTATGATGCATGGCAATTTATTGCAGATAGCCGCGCCGACCGAGGTTTATAATAATCCAAGCCATATAGAGGTGGCGCGTTTCATCGGATCGCCACGCATTAATATTATAACTGCCCTTTATAATGAAAATGCCACGCTCAACATTGCAGGAAAAATCATTAAGCCCAATGCAAGTCTCACCATTGGGCAAAAAGTGAAAATTGGTATCCGTCCCGAACATATCCGCATAAGTGATGAAACTTCACCAATAAAAGGCAATATTGCCCGTGTTGAATTTATCGGCAATGAAGTTTTAGCCGCAATCAACCTACCCAATGAAAGCGACGAATTAATTGCCCGTTTCACGCCAGAGGAAGCGATATCCCTTCAGGTAGGCACGCCCATTCATCTTGATTTTGACGATGAAAAACTGCTGTTTTTTGATCACGACGGATTGCGGATAAGATAA
- a CDS encoding metallophosphoesterase: MRILQISDTHMSPTKPHFNANWQPVKDYILDVKPDMIIHTGDLSIDGADKDEDLQFGIERMRSLNIPFAIIPGNHDVGHLNGAFQPVDDIRITRWQNIIGPDHWFHDIGNWRLIGLNSLFIGLDDVRDNAQQNWLKETLEASKDKNIAIFAHKPLFMDSPFEGETGYWGIEPKKRQELLDLFAQYRVKLHASGHIHKSHKAHHNGIDFIWTAPTSYIVEFNETALPGVNCLGAVMHEFTKDNVTSTPISIPGLQKFIIDDIIGEVYPMHSTSGDKK; this comes from the coding sequence ATGCGTATATTGCAAATTAGCGACACTCATATGAGTCCAACAAAACCACATTTTAATGCCAATTGGCAACCCGTCAAAGATTATATTTTAGACGTCAAGCCTGATATGATCATTCATACCGGCGACCTTAGCATTGACGGCGCTGATAAGGATGAGGATTTGCAATTTGGTATTGAACGCATGCGCTCACTTAATATTCCTTTTGCAATCATACCCGGCAATCATGACGTTGGACACTTAAATGGCGCGTTTCAACCGGTTGATGATATTCGTATTACGCGCTGGCAAAATATTATAGGTCCAGACCATTGGTTTCATGATATAGGTAACTGGCGGCTTATTGGCTTAAATAGCCTTTTTATCGGACTTGATGATGTGCGTGATAATGCGCAGCAAAACTGGCTTAAAGAAACGCTTGAGGCCAGCAAAGATAAAAATATTGCAATTTTTGCCCATAAGCCACTTTTCATGGATAGCCCTTTTGAGGGGGAAACAGGATATTGGGGAATTGAACCCAAAAAGCGCCAAGAGCTATTGGATTTATTTGCGCAGTATCGGGTTAAGCTTCATGCAAGTGGCCACATCCATAAAAGTCATAAAGCCCATCATAACGGTATTGACTTTATTTGGACGGCACCAACATCCTATATCGTTGAATTTAACGAAACCGCCCTTCCTGGTGTAAATTGCCTTGGCGCTGTCATGCACGAGTTTACAAAAGACAATGTAACAAGCACGCCAATATCTATTCCTGGGCTACAAAAATTCATCATTGATGACATTATTGGTGAAGTCTATCCCATGCATTCAACCAGTGGGGATAAAAAATAA
- a CDS encoding carbon starvation CstA family protein produces the protein MLYRAKPLSAAHKLILGLLAIIGAFSLGYIALNRGEAINAVWIVVAAVCVYLIAYRLYGMFILNKVLQADPTRMTPAVRHNDGLDYVPTDKNILYGHHFAAIAGAGPLVGPVLAAQMGYLPGMLWILAGCVLAGAVQDFMVLFISTRRDGRSLGELVREEMGTIPGVIALVGCFMIMLIILGVLAMVVVNALDGSPWGTYTVGFTIPLALFMGVYLRYIRPGRVGEVSIIGIAFLIFAIISGGWFADSSIGHYLSFNKPTLASIIIFYGFIAAVLPVWLLLAPRDYLSTFLKIGTIIGLAIGIVILRPTLEMPALTDFAAKGGPVWAGQLFPFLFITIACGAVSGFHALISSGTTPKMLANETQACYIGYGGMLMESFVAIMALVAACVINPGVYFAMNTPLGTLVPNGTVDALQSASQIISSWGFHVTPEILQQIAKDVGEPSILGRAGGAPTLAVGMAHILHNAMSGWLGMSFWYHFAILFEALFILTAVDAGTRSARFMLQDLLGLVHPDLRKTDSLPANLLATFIVVLLWGYFVMVGALDETGKGGIYTLWPLFGIANQMLAAIALMLCAVVLFKMKRQRFAWVAIIPACWLLICTMTAGWIKIFDAKLSFFVAASNAANMQGKISNTVNGALTAFFMLVVISLAIYSIKTAMAALKNDKPTSAELPYERLPDQYIPEEYRDAKTA, from the coding sequence ATGTTATATAGAGCCAAGCCTTTAAGCGCTGCGCACAAACTTATTCTTGGTTTGCTGGCAATTATTGGCGCATTTTCTTTAGGCTATATTGCTTTAAATCGTGGCGAAGCGATCAATGCGGTTTGGATTGTTGTTGCGGCAGTTTGTGTTTATCTCATTGCTTATCGCCTTTATGGCATGTTTATTTTGAATAAAGTTTTACAGGCTGATCCCACCCGTATGACGCCAGCTGTGCGCCATAATGATGGGCTTGATTATGTGCCAACTGACAAGAATATATTGTATGGCCACCATTTTGCTGCGATCGCTGGTGCTGGGCCATTGGTTGGGCCAGTTCTTGCCGCGCAAATGGGTTATTTACCTGGCATGCTTTGGATCTTGGCAGGTTGTGTGCTTGCTGGTGCTGTGCAAGACTTTATGGTTCTTTTCATTTCAACTCGCCGCGATGGTCGCTCACTGGGTGAGCTTGTGCGTGAAGAAATGGGTACAATACCCGGCGTCATCGCTCTTGTTGGCTGTTTTATGATTATGCTTATCATTCTCGGCGTTTTGGCTATGGTGGTGGTTAATGCTCTTGATGGTAGTCCTTGGGGTACCTATACGGTTGGCTTTACCATTCCTTTAGCACTGTTTATGGGTGTTTATTTGCGCTATATTCGCCCAGGTCGGGTGGGTGAAGTTTCCATCATTGGCATCGCTTTCCTGATATTTGCTATTATTTCAGGTGGTTGGTTCGCAGATAGTAGTATTGGACATTATTTAAGTTTTAATAAGCCAACACTTGCCAGTATCATTATTTTTTATGGATTTATCGCTGCGGTTTTACCGGTTTGGCTTTTGCTCGCACCGCGTGATTATCTTTCGACCTTTTTAAAAATTGGTACCATTATTGGTCTTGCTATTGGTATCGTTATTTTACGACCAACGCTTGAAATGCCAGCATTGACAGATTTTGCGGCAAAAGGTGGGCCTGTATGGGCTGGGCAGCTTTTCCCATTCTTGTTCATTACCATTGCCTGTGGTGCAGTGTCGGGCTTCCACGCGCTTATTTCATCAGGTACTACGCCCAAGATGCTCGCCAATGAAACACAGGCTTGCTATATTGGCTATGGTGGCATGTTGATGGAATCTTTTGTGGCTATCATGGCTTTGGTGGCTGCTTGTGTCATTAATCCTGGTGTTTATTTTGCCATGAATACCCCCTTAGGCACGTTGGTTCCCAATGGAACAGTTGATGCTTTACAATCTGCATCCCAAATTATTTCAAGCTGGGGTTTTCATGTTACGCCAGAAATTTTGCAGCAAATCGCAAAAGATGTTGGTGAACCAAGTATTCTTGGCCGTGCTGGAGGTGCGCCAACATTGGCTGTTGGTATGGCGCATATTTTGCATAATGCTATGTCTGGCTGGCTTGGTATGTCGTTTTGGTACCATTTTGCGATTTTGTTCGAAGCCTTGTTCATATTAACTGCGGTTGATGCAGGCACCCGCTCTGCTCGCTTTATGCTGCAAGATCTTCTTGGTCTCGTGCATCCAGACTTGCGTAAAACTGATAGCCTGCCAGCAAATCTTTTAGCGACATTTATTGTTGTCTTGCTTTGGGGCTATTTTGTTATGGTCGGTGCCCTTGATGAAACAGGTAAAGGCGGCATTTATACATTATGGCCATTATTTGGTATTGCAAACCAGATGCTTGCTGCAATAGCTTTGATGTTGTGCGCTGTGGTCTTGTTTAAGATGAAGCGTCAACGTTTTGCGTGGGTTGCCATTATTCCTGCATGTTGGTTGCTTATTTGCACTATGACTGCTGGCTGGATTAAAATATTTGATGCAAAATTGAGCTTTTTTGTTGCTGCATCAAATGCCGCAAATATGCAGGGCAAAATTAGCAATACAGTGAATGGCGCTTTAACTGCATTCTTTATGTTGGTTGTCATTTCGCTCGCAATCTATTCAATCAAAACGGCAATGGCTGCGCTTAAAAACGATAAGCCTACATCTGCCGAATTACCTTATGAAAGATTGCCAGACCAATATATTCCTGAAGAATATAGAGATGCTAAGACGGCATAA
- a CDS encoding YbdD/YjiX family protein: MFNKIAKAGKYMGQAAKLMIGVPDYDNYVQHMRLTHPDQTPMTYPEFFKDRQDARFGGKGGFKCC, from the coding sequence ATGTTTAACAAAATTGCTAAGGCCGGCAAATATATGGGGCAGGCGGCTAAATTAATGATTGGCGTGCCTGACTATGATAATTATGTTCAACATATGCGATTGACCCATCCAGACCAAACACCCATGACTTATCCTGAATTTTTTAAAGATAGGCAAGATGCTCGTTTTGGTGGCAAAGGTGGTTTTAAGTGCTGCTAG
- a CDS encoding GTP-binding protein, with protein MVVPVTVFSGFLGSGKTTLINHLLRNDQKTPFAIIENEFGETGIDGILLEKRDKLEIVEMSNGCVCCSVRGEFATGINQLLEKRDKGLVDFERIIIETTGLADPSPVVQTFFVDDNLREKTMLDACIVLADSEHIERQLDEHNVAVAQIAFADRIFLTKTDRIDSEKKQSILKRLSKINCKADFFEVVNGACPQELWLNVKAFELSDELQITKGSLGFDEAQKPCFSAFSAQGVQQQSWGDTIQSLYFEMALFDIDRLGSFMEKLIEDFGNDMLRYKGVFAIAGEEKRLILQGVHKVAAFDYGSPWNEEKALSKFIIIGRGLDQDWLREQLTQCLA; from the coding sequence ATGGTTGTTCCTGTTACCGTTTTTTCGGGTTTTTTGGGTTCTGGTAAAACAACCTTAATCAATCATTTATTACGCAATGATCAAAAGACACCATTTGCGATCATTGAAAATGAATTTGGTGAAACAGGCATTGATGGCATATTACTTGAAAAGCGCGATAAGCTTGAAATTGTAGAAATGAGCAATGGCTGCGTCTGCTGTAGTGTTCGGGGTGAATTTGCAACTGGCATTAATCAATTGCTTGAAAAGCGCGACAAAGGATTGGTTGATTTTGAACGCATCATAATTGAAACCACTGGACTTGCTGACCCTTCGCCGGTGGTGCAAACTTTTTTCGTTGATGATAATCTGCGCGAAAAAACTATGCTTGATGCCTGCATTGTCCTTGCTGATAGCGAGCATATTGAGCGCCAATTGGATGAGCATAATGTGGCGGTAGCGCAAATTGCCTTTGCGGATCGTATCTTTTTAACCAAAACTGATCGTATTGACAGCGAAAAAAAACAATCAATCTTAAAAAGATTAAGTAAAATCAATTGTAAAGCTGACTTTTTTGAAGTGGTTAATGGTGCTTGCCCACAGGAACTTTGGCTCAATGTCAAGGCTTTTGAATTAAGTGATGAACTGCAAATAACCAAGGGTAGTTTGGGCTTTGATGAAGCGCAAAAGCCGTGCTTTAGTGCTTTTTCCGCGCAGGGCGTGCAGCAGCAATCCTGGGGGGATACTATCCAATCGCTTTATTTTGAAATGGCGCTTTTTGATATTGATCGCTTAGGCAGCTTTATGGAAAAATTGATTGAAGATTTTGGCAATGATATGTTGCGCTATAAGGGCGTTTTTGCCATTGCTGGTGAAGAAAAGCGGCTTATTTTGCAAGGAGTGCATAAGGTAGCGGCTTTTGATTATGGCTCACCTTGGAATGAAGAAAAGGCACTATCAAAATTTATTATTATTGGCCGCGGGCTTGATCAAGATTGGTTGCGTGAGCAATTAACGCAATGTCTTGCATGA